From Polynucleobacter paludilacus:
ATCCGTTCAGGTTGCAAGGTTAGCAGCCATTGACTCGATACAAATGAATAGGGCAGCTACAGCCAATTGGAACCGTTGACCTAATAGACTTAAGCTCGCTAACTCAATGTATCACCCTTTAAAAATTCAGGTATGCAATTTCAGGACATATCTGATAAACTGTTCGTAATGATTAAAAAATCCAAGCCCAAGATCGAATCCCAGTTGGAGAGGGAGACGTTTAAGTTAAAGGCAAATAAGGGCGGCGGAATTTTAAGCTTCGAAGTTTGGGGGTATGTTCAAGATGGTAAGACGATAGTAACAAGATACAACCTGGCTTATATCAATCCACTGATTTGTCAGAAAGATAACGGGCGGGTGTTGGGATTTGATAATGCACATGATTATCACCACAGGCACTATATGGGCAAAGTAGCCCCTGTTGAATTTGAAAGTTATGAGCAAACTCTAGAACAGTTTCAAGAAGAGTGGCAGCACATCGTTAAAGGATTAAAAAAGGTGAAAAAATGACTAAAGTAATTATTCGCACTGATAAGATTGAGAGCTTTTTCGATCGCGCGCGCAAAGCTGCGCAAAAAGCAGATCGTGGTGAATCATTTAAGAAGTCAGCCACTTTCTCATTTGAAGATCCTCAAGAGATGTTCATGGTCCTCTCAGAAGCGCGTAGGCGCCTGATGTTAGAGGTGATGGATGAGCCTAAAACGATTACCCAACTAACGGTCAAGTTGCATCGTGAACGCTCTGCCATTACTAAGGACATTGGACTCTTGGAGAAATTGGGATTGCTTGTTTCGCAAAAGAGATCGAATCCCGGGCATGGAGTTGAGAAACTGGTAAGAACAGTTGCGCCAAAAATAGAGATGATTGCGACTTTAGGCTAATTTCTTCTGAAATGGCTTAGTAATTTGCACTCATGTTTTTATTGATAACTTTGAAAGAAAATTATGGATTGGTTGCAAGTTATAGAGGGTCTAAAGTTAGCCTTAGATTTAACTGATTTAGGAATTAAGGTGAGAGATTACTTCCTTACAAATCAAGTAGAATTTGAGAGTCCTGAGGTGCAGGAAGTCATTCGACATCTTCCTTTTAATGCATCTCCCGATGAGATCATCAGTGCACTAACACCTATATACGAGCAAAAATCTCATTTGCATTTTAAGGCTGGCGATAACAACGGAGGCGACTTGTATATTCATAATGCTCAGGTTGAAGCTGGTACAGGACATGGCATTCGCGTTAGTGGGGGTGATGGTGGTCCATTAGGAAGAGGTGGGAATACAGTTGTATCCAACTCTACCTTTACTGGTGGTAAGAAAGAATAGTTAAGAAACTTATTTAGGCCCGCTATGCGTAACTATCGAGCACCAATTTCAGCTTACAGATGCATCCAGCTTGGGGTCTTAAATCGCACAATTTTGGAATAGAGCCAAACATAGCCAATGGCAAAAAACGCACACGCTCCTATCAAGATTGGGGTAGATTGCCACCACAATAATGCTGGTGCAATGGAGAGCCCAGCCAGAATCCATAAATAAGGCGCGGTTCTGGCATTGGCTGAGAGGGCGCTATCAAAATACCGGGCTTGCAAAATTCTGCGGAAGATCAGGGTGTGAAAGTGAATCCCATCGGGCTCTCCTGGATTTGAATTTTGATGAATTCTTCTTCGGTAGATCGTAAAGAGAGTCTCCATGATGGGATAGCCATTAATGAGCAAAGCAAACCAGGGCGATACTTCTGGATGTGCAAAGCATAGCCAAATACTGAGCGCTCCGATCCAAAATCCAATTAAATAGGCGCCACCATCACCGAGGAAGATGAGGCCTTGTGGATAATTCCAGATAAAAAATCCTAGAATGGCTCCAGCCATGATTAGGCTTAGAAAAATAATAGTGATATCACCTAAGAGATAGGCAACATAGGCCAGGGCTAGAAGGGTGATGATGCCAACCATGCTCGATAGCCCGTTAAAACCATCAATGATGTTGTACGCATTTGCAAGCCCTGTGATGGCAAAAATCGTCAGCAGCGTTCCAAAAAATGGAATTGTAAAAAGCAAATCAAAAAATGGAATATCTAATAAAGTAATTTGTGGGCCTAATGCATAAATAAAGCAGGCAGCAGATGCGGCAGTAAAAAATAAGCGCTGTCTTACACTAATTTTCTTGGTCAGATCTTCAGTCAAACCAATGGCAAAAGTCGGGATGGCACAAATCAAGAGGATGATTCCTTGATGACCAGAGCCAAGACTGATTGTCTTAGTAAAGACTGCGGCAAATAGTCCGCAAGCAATACTAATGCCGCCGATTCTGGGTACTGCTACTTTATGAAACTTCTGGGGACCTGAGAGATTCGAGTCAGCAGAAATGTGCTGGTGTAGATGCTTAAAGCGAATAATGAATTGCGTTGCAAAAAATGAAGTGAGAAAGGCAGCTATTAATCCAAGCATGAGGTAATTATAGTATTTTAAAGTAGTGTTTTATGAATTTATGGCTACTTTGTTGATTTTGGGTCGCCAGATTAAGGCACTAAACTTAAAAACAAGTACTCGCAGAAAATAATCAGGTGCACTACCCCTTGCAAAAGAGTCGTTCTGCCAATGGCTAGGGTGAGCGCTCCAATAAAGAGGGACAGGTACATCAAGGTCATATTCAGGCCGCTAATCCCCAGACTTAAGGGCAGATCAAAGAAGATCGCAATAGCCGCTACCGCCGGAATGGTTAAGCCAATACTGGCTAGCGCTGACCCTAGCGCCAAATTCAAACTGCTTTGTAAGCGATTGGCTTTGGCTGCGCGCAGAGCCGCAAAACTCTCTGGCAATAAAACCAGCATTGCAATCGCGATACCGACAACTGCTTTAGGCGCTCCTGCGGCGCTGACAGCCGATTCAATAGTGGGACTGAGTAATTTGGCTAATGCGACCACAGCAATGAGTGAGAGAAATAAGAGTATCCCGCTGGCCGCAGTCTTAAGATTACCGGGCTTTTGCGCATGAATATTGCGATCGACTTTTCGATCTGGTATCTTTGGCAGATAGTAGTCACGGTGCGATACGGTTTGGAAAAATAAAAACGCGGTATACAGCGCTAGCGTAGCAATGCCTGCAAAGGCCAATTGGCTGGTAGTAAAAGTGGGGCCTGGCGCACTGACAGAGACTACGGGTATTACCAAGATAAAAGTAGCTAGAGCAGTCAGCACTGCCAGCATAGAGTTGGTGCCTTCATTGCGAAAGCTCAATTCATAATGGCTTAAGCCTCCGATAAATATACATAGGCCAATCACACCATTCATAATGATCATGATGGTAGCAAACACTGCATCTCTGGCGATCACTTCTGAGCCATCGTGACCAGCAATCATTAAAGAAACAATTAATGAAGTCTCAATAACGGTGATACAGAGTGCGAGAATTAAGGTGCCAAAGGGTTCACCCGTTTTATGAGCCACTACCTCGGCATGATGCACGGCACCGAGTACTGCGCCAATTAAAGCAATGCCAAGAAAGAGGATGAACCAGGTTTGACTCAAAAGATTGGCCATGTGCGCGCTTTTTAGTGTTTAGGGTTAAGCTTGTGTCACTTTAGAGAATTATCTTGAAAATACAATATATATGAAAGCCATCATCCTCTTTGGCCACGGTGCCCGCGATATTCGGTGGCGTGAACCCTTTGATCGCCTAGCTAGCCTATGGAAGGGGCAGCATCCTGCCACTCCAGTAGCGCTCGCATTTTTGGAGATGATGGAGCCATCCTTATCGCAAGCCATTGCAACATTAAGTGCTCGGGGAGCTACCCAAATTGTGGTGGTGCCAGTGTTCTTTGGGCAAGGTGGTCACCTGCGTAATGACTTTCCAGTCTTGCTAGAAGAATGTCGCAATCAATACCCGCAAGTATCTTTAAGCGCGACGCCTGCTGTTGGGGAAGATGAGGCTGTTTTGCAAGCCATCGTCGACTTTGGAGCTAGGGCTCTTTAGATCATTTTGATTTGTCTGCAGCGCTTGGCCAATCAAAATGAGTGCCGGCGAGCTGGGATCAAACCAGTGATCGGCTTTTCCTTGGGCTAGTGCAAGTAGATTACTTTCCCAATGGCGCTCTTTGCTGGTTGATACTGCTTCCAAAATATGGACTGGCGTATCCCGCTGGTGATTAGGGCTCGATTCAAGCAATTGCTGGGCAATTTGGGCGGCATCTTTGCGCCCCATGTAATAGACCAAGGTATCAGCGCTTGGATTTTGAATCGGCTGCTCTTGATTGATCTTGCCATCTTCACTAGCTTGTGCCAGAGTCACAAAAGCCACGCTTCTGGCAACGCCCCTTAATGTGAGCGATTTTTGTAGGCTGGCTGCGCCTGCCAGAGCTGCGGTAATACCAGGCACGATCTCAAAGGGGATGCCCGCATGAGATAGCGCAGTGATTTCTTCATCGGCCCTGCCAAAGAGCATGGGGTCGCCGCCTTTAAGGCGAACAATCGTTTGATACTTTTGTGCAGCGTCCACTAAGCGCTTGTTAATAAATTCTTGAGCGGATGATAATTTACCGCAGCGTTTACCAACAGCTACTTTAATAGCTTGAGGGCACAGTTCTAACATAGCCGGATCAATGAGCGCATCATGAAACACCATATCAGCCTTAGCTAAAAGCTTAGCCCCTCTGACAGTAATCAGATCAGCTGCGCCAGGACCAGCGCCAACCAGATAAACGGTTCCCAATGCAGACATCCTTAAACAGCCTCAGTTAGCTGATTGCTAAGTTGACTCCTACAGTCACGCCAGCTGTTCTGAGTCCTTACGCTAAAGAGATCAAATTGCTTGAGCGCAACATCGGTATTTTGATCGGCGCGCAATGCAAAGCTATCAAAGCCAGAGCGTGCGCCTAAAATGAGTTGATCAATTAGCACATCCCCAATCGCGCGGATTTCTCCTGTCCAATGAAAACGTTCACGCAAGAGCGCAGCAGTACTAAAACTTCTGCCATCCCGAAAGACCGGAAAGTCTGCTCCAACTAAAGGCCAGATAGATTTTCCAGCTTCAATCACGTCAAGGTGTTTGAGAATATCGTCATCTGCCGCAAACCATACCCCAATTGTTTTTTCTTGAATCCGTTTGGCTAATTCAGAGGTGGAATCTTTTACCTGAGCTTGACCATGCATTAGCCACCAGCTAAAAGGCACTAAAACTTTTTGCTTTGGATTCAGATTGCTTAGCTCTGTTTCATCGCCATGCCAAACTTGCCATTCATTGGTAATGATGGCAGGTTTCCCACCTTTGGGGTAGCTCAGCACACGATTGGTTTGGCTCACGTGTTCACTCATGCCGTTGCTCCTGCAGCAGAGCTCTCTTTAGACCGATTTAAATAAGCCGCTTCTTTAAATGGCGTTACGCCAAGCCGGCGATAGGTCTCAATGAAGGGCTCATCGGCAGTACGGTGCTTCACAAAGGTATCAATGATGTCAGCCATCACATCAGGGATTTGCTCGGCACCAAAAGAAGGGCCAATCACTTTTCCGATAGCAGCATGATTACCCTGCTCGCCACCTAAAGTAATCTGATACCACTCCTGCCCATCTTTATCGACACCCAGTACGCCAATATTGCCAACGTGATGGTGACCACACGAATTAATACAACCCGAGATATTGAGTGAGATTTCGCCTAGATCGTGCAAATAATCCAGATCATCAAAGCGCTCCTGTATCGCCTTAGCAATGGGCAGTGACTTGGCATTGGCTAGTGAGCAAAAGTCACCACCAGGGCAAGCAATGATGTCAGTCAGTAATCCAATATTGGGCAGCACTACATTTTGTGCTTTAGCCTTGTGCCACAGCTCAAGTAGCCTAGCTTGCTCAACATCAGCGAGCACCAAGTTTTGCTCGTGCGTGACGCGCAGTTCACTAAAACTGTATTGATCGGCCAAATCAGCAATCGCGAGCATTTGTTCCGTGGTGGCATCTCCCGGTGCTACAGAGCCATGGGGCTTTAAAGAGAAAATCACACTGGCGTAACCCGGCACCTGATGGGCTTTGACGTTGCGCTCTAACCATCTTGCAAAAGCGGCTCTTTCATTCTCAAGAGCACTTTGGACGAGATCTTCTGTACTAATTTGTTCTGCAGTTTTGTAAGCAGGCTTGGTAAAGTGCTTAGCAACCCGATCCCATTCCGATTGCTGGAAATTGTCATCCCCGTCTTTAATGCTTGCCCATTCACCTTCAACTTGGCGAGCAAATTCTTCTGGGCCTAGGGCTTTAACCAAGATCTTGATACGGGCTTTGTAGATATTGTCCCGGCGTCCAAAACGGTTATAGACGCGCAGTAGGGCCGTTAAATAACTCGGGAGGACATTCCAGGGCAAGCTCTCTTTAATGAGTGAGCCTAGGATCGGAGTGCGACCCATGCCACCGCCAGCATAGATGTCTGCAATAAGTTCGCCGTTGGTATTTTTCTTGAGAGAAATACCCACATCGTGACACAAGAGGATCGTACGATCCTCTTTGGCACCACAAACAGCAAACTTAAACTTGCGCGGCAGAAAAGCAAATTCAGGATGCAGGGTTGACCATTGACGCAGTAATTCACAAACGGGGCGAGGATCGACGTATTCATCAGCAGCAACACCAGCAAAAGCATCGCTTGTAATGTTACGAATACAGTTACCCGACGTTTGAATCGCGTGCATTTGTACTTTGGCTAGGTCTGCCAAAATCGCTGGAGTCTCTTCTAGTTTGATCCAGTTAAATTGAATGTTCTGGCGGGTCGTGAAATGCCCATAGCCGCGGTCATATTTTTCAGAGATGTTGGCGAGGGTGCGCAACTGTTCGCTACTTAACAGCCCATAAGGGATGGCTACACGCAGCATATAGGCATGGCGCTGGTGATACAGACCGTTTTGTAGACGTAGCGGCCGAAACTCTTCTTCGGGCAAAGAGCCATCGATACGACGCTGTACTTGGTCTTTAAATTGGGTAACCCGCTCATTGACCAAGGTCTGGTCGATATAGTCGTATTTATACATAGGGACTGATTTTCAGGGATTTTTGATATTTCTTCAAATAATCATAAATTCAGGTGTTATACCTATATTGGTATAAAGCGACTTAGGCGCTAAATTTCTTTTGGCGCTAAAAGGTAAAAAAATAACAAAAGTTCTATTTGACAGATTCTGTTATGCAGAATATCATAACGCATGATCCATTCATTCTTATGCGGCCTAACAAAGGACTTATTTGATAGCAAGCCAAGCAAGAAGTTCGGAAATATTGAGAGGGCGGCAAGACGCAAGTTATTGCAATTGCATGCTGCTACAGCCATATCAGACTTACGAACTCCGCCGGGGAATATGTTGGAATTGTTGATTGGAAATCGAAGGGGGCAGTACAGCATTCGAATTAATCATCAATGGCGTATATGTTTTGTATGGAGGGAAGATGGAGCACACAATGTAGAGATTGTGGATTACCACTGAGGATATGATGACAACGAAATTACTTGATGAAATTCATCCTGGCGAAATTTTGCTAGAAGACTTTATGAAGCCAATGGGTATTACTTCCCGTCAGCTAGCGGCCGATATTGATGTCTCGCCAAGTCGAATTAGCGAAATCATCCATGGCACTCGCCCCATTACTGCTGATACAGCATTGCGCTTAGGCTTATTTTTTTCAATGGAGCCCCGCTTTTGGTTGAACTTGCAGTCTGAGTACGACATGCGAATGGCTAAGAGAAATCTACAAGAAGAAATAGAACCCAGAATTCGGGTATTTCGAATTGCTGCTTAATGAATCGACATACTTAATTTGATGCTATTAAATGAATTAAAGGGTGATCCATGGAATTTTTGCCAACTAAATTAACCGCCACTCTCGCAGAGCTAAGAGAGCCTGATAAGTTAATAGCTAAGGCAGGCAATCAGCCCATAGCAATACTTGATCGCAACGTAATACTTGGCTATTTTGTCCCTAAAAGTGCTGTGGAGGACAAGACACTATTGACTGCTAGCGATGATCAGATCAACGCCTTTCTTGAGAGCAAACTACCTCAGATTAGTCACGTGATAAATGACTTGAAAGATCGGTAATCGATGTCCCAATTTGCTACTTAGAATTTAGAGTGCTTCTGGAGGTGATTGGCGTCTGCAAGCTATCAAGTCAGTATTTTGACTTATTGACCATGTTGGTATTGCCTATACAAATTGGCAATCGCTGCAAAGCCTAGGACCACAATCAACACGGCTACTAAATAGTCCTGAGTAAGGTATTGAAAAACCAGCCCTTGGTAAACCAAGATACTGGCCACTACGAAGGCAGTAAGGCAGCCCAAAACCACAATGGCAAAGTTCGCAATAAAGGCCCCAAGCGTGATGGCCACAAAGACCAAAATCAGATCAGAGACGAGTTGATCGGCGTTGATAAAAACACTTTGCGTAAAAGCGGGGTAAGCGTTCTTACCCATCACGATGAATAAAAGGATGCTGGCTAGCACCGCAAAGTTCAATTTGGACTTGAGAAGAACGGCTTTCACGTTTAGTTCTTATTTAAGCTTGATTGCTAAATACCAAGCTCATACCTAGCCAAAGCACGATGAGCGCGACTAAAGCAGTCAACCCAATTTTTTTTAGAAAGTATTCCAAACTATCCATATAAGCTTCATCGTTTCCGCCAAAGTACTGATCAAAGCGCTTCCAAACCAGACGGCCTGCCAGGATGGGTAGCAAAATGGCCACAATGCCAAAGACGATGGTAAGGGTGTTATCCATATTCAATAGTGCTTTCTCAACAATGAACGGTAAGCATACTGTTTTTCTTAGACACTAAGTGGGAAGAGCCTTAAATACTCGTCAATAGCTAGCGCAAACCCAATTTCAGGGCAATGCCATCTTTTATTGATACAGTTGGGCATGGAAATACTTCATATTAAAACTTTAAGGGGGAATTGAGCATGAGTAATACAACAACCGGTTTATCAATGGATCAGATTGCAGCGATGCGCACACAGGTCCTAGGCGCTGTTGCTAAAGCACCTGGCATGCTAATTGCCTTAGGCATTTTGTTTATTGCGCTGGGCATGATTGGTGTGGCTGGTCAAGTGATGTTCTCTTTTGTCACGATTAATGTATTGGGCGCCTTTTTAATTATTGGCGGCGTTTTGCAAGCCATTCATGCATTTCAATCGAGCGGTTGGAAAAGCGTTGGAATTCAGATCATATTTGCCATTTTGTATATCGTTGCGGGTCTTTACACTTGGCTCTTTCCAATCCCAGCGCTTGAAGTCATTACCTTGTGGCTAGCAGCGATTTTCTTTATCACCGGTTTTCTACGCTTGATCGCCGCCTTTCATCACCGTCCTTTTGGTCAGTGGTTCTGGTTGGTTCTGTCTGCCATCATTTCCATCTTGATGGGCGTATTGATCATGAATAGCTTCCCCGCTTCGAGTTTCTGGTTGCCTGGTTTGCTGATCGCCATTGAATTGCTCTTGCAGGGCTGGACCTTACTCTTTATCGGTATTGCAGCCAAGTCCCACACAGCAAGCTAATGTATTGCCGAGGAATTTCTTGCTTAGTATTACAGTATCGATATGAAGAAAACAGATCTATATAAGAATCTTGGTTTGGCGGTCTCCCATCGCATGAAAAATGCGAGCAAGGTTGCCAAACCTGCAGCAAATGAAAAAGCCAAGACCAAAAAAGAGCTCGCCAGCAGCAATCCACTGCTGAGCTCTTTGCTGGGCAAGGCCAAATCAAAGTAGTTGTATCAAAGTAGTGCGGATTCGCCTCTTGGGCCTTACTAACTAGGCTATGATCTCGGTCTTCTGAGTTATTCATGAGACGGCACTTTTCTTGCAGACTAAAACCCACTTTCTGCTGGTTGATTTTTTAAAGACCTTTGCAGCCCTGACAATCATTCTTCACCATCTGTCTAGTTACGGACAGATTGCAGAAGATGCGCGCACTGTTTTGCCCAATCTCATGGCATGGCTCTTTAACTATGGCCGTTATGCAGTGCAGATCTTTTTGGTGATAGGTGGCTATCTAGCAGCGCAATCACTGCTTAAGCAAGAGAAGTTGCGCACTGTTCACGCAGTTCTCAAAGTCATTATCAATCGCTATCTGCGTTTGTTTGCACCTTATGTCATTGCTTTATTACTGACGATTGCTTGCGCATGGGTGGCGCGCTTTTGGGTCAAGGATGAGTTTGTCGGTCAGTCAGAAACACTGGCTCAATTTTTATCGCACCTTTTCTTCTTGCAAGGCATTCTGGGCCTTGATTCAATTTCTGCTGGGGTTTGGTATGTCGCGATTGATTGGCAGCTTTATGCCATTCTCGCTTTGATGTTAGGTATGTTCCCCGGCTTTCGTTCGCTGATTTGGATGCTGGCGATTTTCTGCGTTGCATCCCTGTTGTACTTCAATCGTCTTGGCACCTATGAGAACTACTTTATTTATTTCATGGGCCCGTATGGTTTAGGCATATTGGCTCAGTTATCTAAAAACGATACCGATCCCAAGGTCAACCGTTTAGCCAGAATCTTTTTAGGCATTGTGACGGCAGTGATTGTGCTTTCCAGTTTTCAGCAAATTTGGATGCGCAATATTCTGGCTTTAGTAGTGTCTTTAGCCTTGATTATTTGGGGTGATCGCGCCTACCAAGATCACAAGCATATGAAATACCATAAGCTCGTCAATGCGATTTTATGGAGTAGTCGCCGATCCTACTGTGCCTTCTTGCTGCATTTCTCATTCATCTTATTGGCC
This genomic window contains:
- a CDS encoding toxin-antitoxin system TumE family protein, which translates into the protein MIKKSKPKIESQLERETFKLKANKGGGILSFEVWGYVQDGKTIVTRYNLAYINPLICQKDNGRVLGFDNAHDYHHRHYMGKVAPVEFESYEQTLEQFQEEWQHIVKGLKKVKK
- a CDS encoding HVO_A0114 family putative DNA-binding protein, with product MTKVIIRTDKIESFFDRARKAAQKADRGESFKKSATFSFEDPQEMFMVLSEARRRLMLEVMDEPKTITQLTVKLHRERSAITKDIGLLEKLGLLVSQKRSNPGHGVEKLVRTVAPKIEMIATLG
- a CDS encoding MraY family glycosyltransferase gives rise to the protein MLGLIAAFLTSFFATQFIIRFKHLHQHISADSNLSGPQKFHKVAVPRIGGISIACGLFAAVFTKTISLGSGHQGIILLICAIPTFAIGLTEDLTKKISVRQRLFFTAASAACFIYALGPQITLLDIPFFDLLFTIPFFGTLLTIFAITGLANAYNIIDGFNGLSSMVGIITLLALAYVAYLLGDITIIFLSLIMAGAILGFFIWNYPQGLIFLGDGGAYLIGFWIGALSIWLCFAHPEVSPWFALLINGYPIMETLFTIYRRRIHQNSNPGEPDGIHFHTLIFRRILQARYFDSALSANARTAPYLWILAGLSIAPALLWWQSTPILIGACAFFAIGYVWLYSKIVRFKTPSWMHL
- a CDS encoding calcium:proton antiporter — its product is MANLLSQTWFILFLGIALIGAVLGAVHHAEVVAHKTGEPFGTLILALCITVIETSLIVSLMIAGHDGSEVIARDAVFATIMIIMNGVIGLCIFIGGLSHYELSFRNEGTNSMLAVLTALATFILVIPVVSVSAPGPTFTTSQLAFAGIATLALYTAFLFFQTVSHRDYYLPKIPDRKVDRNIHAQKPGNLKTAASGILLFLSLIAVVALAKLLSPTIESAVSAAGAPKAVVGIAIAMLVLLPESFAALRAAKANRLQSSLNLALGSALASIGLTIPAVAAIAIFFDLPLSLGISGLNMTLMYLSLFIGALTLAIGRTTLLQGVVHLIIFCEYLFLSLVP
- a CDS encoding sirohydrochlorin chelatase → MKAIILFGHGARDIRWREPFDRLASLWKGQHPATPVALAFLEMMEPSLSQAIATLSARGATQIVVVPVFFGQGGHLRNDFPVLLEECRNQYPQVSLSATPAVGEDEAVLQAIVDFGARAL
- the cobA gene encoding uroporphyrinogen-III C-methyltransferase: MSALGTVYLVGAGPGAADLITVRGAKLLAKADMVFHDALIDPAMLELCPQAIKVAVGKRCGKLSSAQEFINKRLVDAAQKYQTIVRLKGGDPMLFGRADEEITALSHAGIPFEIVPGITAALAGAASLQKSLTLRGVARSVAFVTLAQASEDGKINQEQPIQNPSADTLVYYMGRKDAAQIAQQLLESSPNHQRDTPVHILEAVSTSKERHWESNLLALAQGKADHWFDPSSPALILIGQALQTNQNDLKSPSSKVDDGLQNSLIFPNSRRRA
- a CDS encoding DUF934 domain-containing protein, which encodes MSEHVSQTNRVLSYPKGGKPAIITNEWQVWHGDETELSNLNPKQKVLVPFSWWLMHGQAQVKDSTSELAKRIQEKTIGVWFAADDDILKHLDVIEAGKSIWPLVGADFPVFRDGRSFSTAALLRERFHWTGEIRAIGDVLIDQLILGARSGFDSFALRADQNTDVALKQFDLFSVRTQNSWRDCRSQLSNQLTEAV
- a CDS encoding nitrite/sulfite reductase, which produces MYKYDYIDQTLVNERVTQFKDQVQRRIDGSLPEEEFRPLRLQNGLYHQRHAYMLRVAIPYGLLSSEQLRTLANISEKYDRGYGHFTTRQNIQFNWIKLEETPAILADLAKVQMHAIQTSGNCIRNITSDAFAGVAADEYVDPRPVCELLRQWSTLHPEFAFLPRKFKFAVCGAKEDRTILLCHDVGISLKKNTNGELIADIYAGGGMGRTPILGSLIKESLPWNVLPSYLTALLRVYNRFGRRDNIYKARIKILVKALGPEEFARQVEGEWASIKDGDDNFQQSEWDRVAKHFTKPAYKTAEQISTEDLVQSALENERAAFARWLERNVKAHQVPGYASVIFSLKPHGSVAPGDATTEQMLAIADLADQYSFSELRVTHEQNLVLADVEQARLLELWHKAKAQNVVLPNIGLLTDIIACPGGDFCSLANAKSLPIAKAIQERFDDLDYLHDLGEISLNISGCINSCGHHHVGNIGVLGVDKDGQEWYQITLGGEQGNHAAIGKVIGPSFGAEQIPDVMADIIDTFVKHRTADEPFIETYRRLGVTPFKEAAYLNRSKESSAAGATA
- a CDS encoding type II toxin-antitoxin system RelE/ParE family toxin, translating into MIHSFLCGLTKDLFDSKPSKKFGNIERAARRKLLQLHAATAISDLRTPPGNMLELLIGNRRGQYSIRINHQWRICFVWREDGAHNVEIVDYH
- a CDS encoding HigA family addiction module antitoxin, whose translation is MTTKLLDEIHPGEILLEDFMKPMGITSRQLAADIDVSPSRISEIIHGTRPITADTALRLGLFFSMEPRFWLNLQSEYDMRMAKRNLQEEIEPRIRVFRIAA
- a CDS encoding prevent-host-death family protein, whose amino-acid sequence is MEFLPTKLTATLAELREPDKLIAKAGNQPIAILDRNVILGYFVPKSAVEDKTLLTASDDQINAFLESKLPQISHVINDLKDR
- a CDS encoding HdeD family acid-resistance protein; protein product: MSNTTTGLSMDQIAAMRTQVLGAVAKAPGMLIALGILFIALGMIGVAGQVMFSFVTINVLGAFLIIGGVLQAIHAFQSSGWKSVGIQIIFAILYIVAGLYTWLFPIPALEVITLWLAAIFFITGFLRLIAAFHHRPFGQWFWLVLSAIISILMGVLIMNSFPASSFWLPGLLIAIELLLQGWTLLFIGIAAKSHTAS
- a CDS encoding acyltransferase family protein; its protein translation is MQTKTHFLLVDFLKTFAALTIILHHLSSYGQIAEDARTVLPNLMAWLFNYGRYAVQIFLVIGGYLAAQSLLKQEKLRTVHAVLKVIINRYLRLFAPYVIALLLTIACAWVARFWVKDEFVGQSETLAQFLSHLFFLQGILGLDSISAGVWYVAIDWQLYAILALMLGMFPGFRSLIWMLAIFCVASLLYFNRLGTYENYFIYFMGPYGLGILAQLSKNDTDPKVNRLARIFLGIVTAVIVLSSFQQIWMRNILALVVSLALIIWGDRAYQDHKHMKYHKLVNAILWSSRRSYCAFLLHFSFILLANTLYIAWGMDQRHDGMMAIALMLISVFMSWLAANYLYRWVEVPSRTLKLS